The stretch of DNA atatatatatatatatatatatataatactaatatgTGTCACATCATTATATCTTACATatagaaaacaaacaaaaaaattgcgAAAAAGATagcaaaataataagaaaataaattgacaaGTAAAATGTCTCAAACTTGATTTTTAAGATACTAGCGtgaataatataattgaatttttttttttaaattgagacttaattaaaataaaagtttaagtgaaattaacttaaatttttttaaccaaactgGAAACTACAGTACTTAAGTTATCTATAAACCTATTTAATCATAAAACTTTGattttccaaatttaaaaactataatattttttgaaacttttgagGGATTAAAACTGAATTATCctaaattttaaagattaagGACATAGATCTCTCTAGaaataaaaatcaagaaaaaaaattattgaaatcgGGTACGATAAGTTATACTAATTTCCATCATATTTCGTCTTTTTGTTTACTAAAttcaaagataaataaataaaatatccaaGTTTGATTCAAATGTGTACTGTTCCAAAACTCAACTTCCCACCCTTCAACAAGGCTCCGACATATTCGGACTGGAAATGGGAAGTGATGTGAAGTTGTGAACGGTTTAGCAGTCCCATCAATTCAGGTCAATACTTCCTTAACACAAATAAGCAACGTTAAAGAAAAGTTTctacaaaatttatcaataaaaatgttatttactaTGAATTTTATGAATATGACTTTCTTAAAATTTGAGAGTAGTTTTTATGAGAAAGTAAACTTATAATTGTGAGAATTAATattgaattcatatttttattaataaaaactttGGTAAGAAATTCTTTCATTCAGAATATTTATCCtaaaacattatactaaaaAAAGGCGTAAAATTGTAAGGACGGTTTGACAGAGAGAAAAGGAGAGAGTAAATTATTTGCTAGTTTTATTGAAATAGAAGAGCAGGGTAATTgatttaaaacatataattttatgttttatcaaattaatgaaattacacaattttaaaaaagttgcaTTTTACTTTACcaactaattaaatatttgatttgatttttttttcttatcttttctcaacttattttctattttgtattatttctatttctttccCCAAAACCAAACTTACCATAAAATGTGAGTTAGGGTGgggtagaaaaatgaaattgaccTGTGTTCTACCACAACCAAAATCTAATTGTTCAAAGATGATCCAAGTCCAAAAGTAACTTATGGTGCAGTATAGGTGGGGAAAAAATATCTCACTAGATGTCTATATATTGAATTGACTGtttttcttgtatttatttTCCAAGTAACTGCTTCAACATGACTTCTGTGTATACCTCACGTCCTCCTACTAGGCCAGGTTAACATTTGGGCTTACTTAGGTCAATTCGAAGGTGCTATACTAAAAAACAATCTTATCTGTTACCCTTTCTCTTTAATGTTCATTGGTTTGGTTTATATACGCTAAAATTCTCTGTTTTCTTTCCAAACATTTAACGAGattattaatcattattttatatatccgAAGGTCCAGTATTTAACGtaattattaacaattattttaggTTATATAATAACCAGCCATTTGCTGTAGAGCaagatttatttttgtattttaatttgaaaaaacgGTAGACCGATTTGAGTCCCTTTGATTTAGTTTACAAACAAGACAACATTAATTGTGTTGGCTCTGGTAGTTATATTTGCTTTACACGAAATTTTTCTTTCCATTACTGGAGCATTGATTTCATAACAGTGCATCACATATTTCAAAGCAAAGGATGAATAAAAGCATAAAGCTTGCTTCCGTCACGCTCTCAAATCCTACTTCAAATTGCATTTATGGTCTTGGTACAACAATTAAGCCAATTTCTCAATGGACGAGAATGTTTTAGTGATTGTAATCGTTTGTTTAAGGTGTTCTATTCATtgtggatgaaaaaaaaaggctcTATTTGTTGATCAAATGTTTACACATCACAGAAGATTTACCGGTCAGTTTCGTGTTGTATTACATTGCATTTACATCATAAAAAAGGTATTCACTTTCCGGGCAGGTGGTCATATGTCACACAGTTTGATTAGGcaatgataaaagaaaacaataaggTTTACATGCTCATCCAACAAAATGGTATAATTACATTGCCTAAATTGAAATTTCCTCTATGTTGTATACCTGTGAATAACATCAGGGTTGATGGAAAGAGTTAGCTCCTTGTTCATGGTGATGATTGGTACCTGGCTGGCTAACAACAGGAATATCCAAGCTGCTTCCATCAGTTTCAGGTGCTACTTCCCTTACGTCAGCTATCCTTGCCTCCGTTGCTTGAATATCACTCCATTCATTGTCTCCAACCGGCTGAATGTTCACCTGATCTGTTGCCATGTGAACCACGTTCTCTGCAGGGGCGGGCATAGCTCTAGAAACACTCAGGCACGCTTTATCCACATTCTCTTCTGTGGGGTCAACATGCTTTGTATCTGAGCATGACTCTGTCTTCTCAAAAACTTGCGTTGTATCAATGTGTTGCCTGTTGAAAAGAAAACTATCTGTTAAGCCAACATTGGTTTTATGACGCGTCACATTTCATAACTGATTCGCATATTCAACCCATAAAATACAAGCAAATCATCAAATGTTTCCTTCTCTTTCGCAGTTTCGCAAGGTATCTTTCTCTATCTTTATGTTTAGGTGggaaaagaggaaaagaaaaactaacATATGCCACTCTTGGCTATGTGAAGATACGGAGGAGGGTCAAACAGAGTGGTTTTTTATTCAAACCCATCAACCAGTCACCAAGGCAAAACACTTTCCGTTTGTCAGGTAGTCAGCAAATCtaatttaagaaaatggaaTTTAAGGGCAAAAGCAAATAAGATTACCTTTGAAGTTGGGCTTTTAGTACATTCACATAAGCTAGAagctcttccttttcttttgttgCTGCAGATTCTCTCTGAACAGCCTCCCTTATCCTAGCTTCAGCATTTGCTTCTGCAACCCTAACTTTTTCTTCTGCTCTTACTACAGCTGCTTCCAAGATAACATCATGTTCTCTAGCTTTTGCCAACTCGGTGCGCCACATATTTGCTTCCTGAATAGCAGCATCTCTCTGCCTGAttaattgttctttttctttgctTAGGATCGTCACCTTTTCTTCAGACTCTTTTAGCTtcaaaaagtaataataaaaagatgAGACGAACATTCAAGACAACTCTATTGCAAGTAATATACATAGCATTAGATAAGGGTTAATTGTCCAAGGCAGTTTACCGAGAATCAGCCTTAAACTAGCAAATTGGCATACCTTCTGCGTAAACAACTCTTGCTGCTTCTCAGAATCTTTACTCAAACGCTCAATTTCTGCACAAGCAATTCTCCGATGCTCATCCATCGTATAGGCAGCAGAAGCTGCAGCCTCAGCAGCTTCAGCAGTCTCAGATAGTTTATCTGCTATATCTTTAATAGTTGAATCACGTGCCCGAAGGTCTCTAGACAAATTCTGTAGCTCCTCATCCTTCACTCTTAGTGTTTCCTGTAGAGTGGAGTAGCACCTTCAGAACAAAAACTCCAAAACAACAAAGAACCATAAAGGCGCAAGAGACAACAAATACCCACATACAAACAGTCCttgtcaaattaaaaaaaaataaaaatcctttttctatttatatccACCGTCCTCATTTCCTCTTCAAAATCTTGGCCACTACAACTCCTCCCCCCAATAATTGATAATACTATGAGAGAAACAAAGATTCCCCAAGTTAGTTTATCCTTTCATTTCTTTTACCTCTTTGCTAAGcaagtgaaaaaataataagagtttGCAAATGTCATTTAGCCAAGAAAACCGTAATAAAAAATGGGATACTTCCCCTAACTCCCAAATTAAATGAGGAATTTAACCATCTTAAAACAATATTGCAACAAAAGAAAGACATGTTACTACTGTTTAATACATGAGGATGGCATAAAAAGAAGCTTTATCAAAATCCCATTTCAACCATATTGTGTATCTTGCACAATCATTGTTGAATGCATTATAACAGAAGTATGACAAATAattgaaatcataaaacaatcataattcataaattttctttataaaaggtTATACCCAGAAACCATCTAGTTAAGGGTGCATTTGGGTAAGGTTTGGTAAGGTTCGGTAAAAAGgtacttttttatattacttcGTTTCACCTTCCAAGAGTTgtactaaaacatttttttcccCAGAGTTTTAGCTACTTTATGAAGGTTTAATTAACTTTTGATCATTGTACATGACACTCCTTcccaaaaaacaaaagtttcaagaaaaaaaatcatttaatgttTTGCTGTCACAGTGGGTGTGTTAGGAACCATGAATGAGCGAGCCAATGGATACTTAGATAGAATGGATGAAGGAAAGAAGTGAACAGACTAGTTATTGATAAAGGAATTCCCCTACCAAGGGTTTCAGTTTCACCTATTTACAGAAAAAACCCAATGTCTCGTTCACAAATGCTAACAACTCAGAATGATCCCTCTACTCTACCCTTGCATCCAGCTATTATTTATATAACCAATCCCCTTTCCCTAAATAACTAGTCTAATTGTCAATACAAATTTTTTGTGGTCTTCTCATTATTTTTCCAAGCAAATATATTTCTAACCTAACAGACCGAAATTTTATTCCTGTACATTCACAATACATCGCAGAAGGGATTGAATCAAGAACAATTTCACATTGGGAACAGGTCGAGAAGACTTTTCCTTCAGGACAATACCAAAATTGAGAGTTACCTATATGGAGAAAAGGTTCAATTTTAGGACTTAAGTTTCCATAATAgcaatattacattttttaggAATTCAATTTTCATAATAGCAATGAGATTTACGGGTAAGACCCTAGCTGCTATCATGTAGAATGAGATTCCATCCGCTCGCTTTTCTCATTAaagttttttgttattaattaactTGCATCATTCCTCTCTTAAATCTCCAATCAGTAATGAAGCTTAGAGGTGATTTCAAGATGCAGGGAGCAATTTGGgcaattaaatatactttttatcaaacaaaataagGGGACGAAACATGAAAGTACAAAGATGTCACATCTGGAATTAATTGCAGTGaccaaaaaaaaataggaaatagCAAAGAGGGAGAACGTGCAACTGGAGCCAGGTTTTCAGAAGAAATTACACAATAGTGGATGAGGCACAATAGTGGATGAGATTGAAATCAAGGTATATCAAGAGTACAACTCTGCTGCATCATCATGAATGCTGAACTATACATTTGAACACAGAAAGACAGAATAAACCAGAACGAGATTATACCTTCATGATTGTTAAATCATCCATAGGACCATCAGTGGTCCTATTATTCATCATTCCCAGAGCATTTCGCAATGAAATCTGCATTGCTGCTTCTATTTCTTTTGAGCATTCCAAGGCTGTTGAATTGGCTGCAGCAACAACCGTTGCAACAGTTCCTAACTTTGTAGAACCATTCCCACTTAAGGAATTCACAGCTTCTTTATGGGCTTTTAAAACCAACTGAGTTGCACTAACGTCAGATGAGGAAACAGTTAAAactaagaactataattataattaataataataagaggaACACAGATATAAAAGCTGAACTATGACATGGCATTAGTATTCGGCAGGTCTCCCTTTCGAAGCAAATGTATATTTCCACGAACATAAAAATACACTGTTCAAAAGATTTAGAAAATTGTGAAGGACTGCATTATtacatgaattttaaaaatgacaGAAGTAAACAAAGTTTTGCAAGTAACAAATTAATGGTAAACCACTACACAGTTGTATTAGAACATTTAGGTTCAAGCGTGCAGTAATTTGTTTGCAAGCTACACACCTCTTATAAGTTATACATCTTACAATCTCATGCtttgaaatacaaaaaataaaataacatacatacTAATACATTCAACAatacaaaataacataaaaaaaaggcTAACGTTATATTCCATTGATTATAACTTATAAGCAAAGGTAGAAAAAAAGTGTCGGATTGCAAAACTTACTGTAAAGTTGATACCCATGCTCTAGCTGCACCAGGAGTTTCGGCACAGAGGAAGTAATCTTTTTTCTGTGGTGTCCCAATATCTAAAGAAGGCAATTAAGGTACCAGGCAGAGTGATTTTCATTAATCTGTTAGCAGCTATCAAATTCACTGGAAGCACTAAAAGccataaaaatgacaaaaaggATACAAAAGCAGCAACCGTCATACTTTGGAAGCCCCCTGTAACATGCAGAAGTAAATAAACAACCATATCGCGTATAAAAAATCCACCCAACAAAACTTATGTCATATCTGGAAACTACATGTTAAAAACACTGTTCTTACTGGAAATTCACAGGAGATACGGTGATCGTGCTATTGGCATCAAATATAATCGTTCCTTTCACAGAAGGTTCGTTTCGTCTTATCCTAAAACAGGGGAAACATCCAAAACAATACAGAACTTCAGTAATCAAAGTGATTTTCATTTTCTCGCATTAAGAGAAACCAGTATGCATAGACATACTTGTATTCCATTTTCCCCGTTGTCGGGTCCAAGATCACCCAACGCTCGTTCCATTTTCTCAGCTGTGAACACAAAAGCGGTTTTCACAATTAAGGCTACAAAGATggtcacaaaaacaaaattgctATCTAAACGATTACAAAGCAAACAAGAAAACAGAACGCATTGGAATTGCAAGATGATCAGAACAGCGCGAAAGAAATAACAATTGGAATCAGGAAAAGAGAAGAGTAGAGGcgaaaataaagtgaaattgGAGCGAGAAATGATAAATAGGTATTGAGATAAAGGAAGTGCATGAATTACGGTTTCAGATCTCTTGAGAAGTGGTCCCTGCAACAAGTTTCTACCGGAAGCGGATGCAAGTTGACGCTTGATCTTCTCCAAACTATTCTCTGTGGTTTCTGCAGCTCGCTGTGTCATTGCAATTCAGCTCAGAGTTATTAAACGCAACAGAGAAACACGAACACAAtgagaaatagaaaagagaaGGTGGCGATTCATGAGTTACCGGAGAAGCCATGAGCGTAGATCAAGAGTTGGAAGAAACTCAAACGCAAGGGTTTTGGGTGGTGTTCCCCAGATTTGCGTTTTGAGTGTTTTTAGAATATTGAttgagattttaatttttgaaaattaaactatatattAATGGGAAAGACCGGTAGGTTCTTAGCCACACTGACTTGCAGTTGTGCACTTTcttgacattttttttgtacttaattaattttaaaataaaatatattaattagatttatGACAATagttacaataatatatatatatatatatacacataattttttatcaataagaTAGTTAACccaaaataacttttttcattttgtgagtgtttatttttgtttttaatttttttttctctttgtctTGTGCTGATATTTTTGTGTTTACTGATTTTCTcgtaatttataacaaaaaaaatttaaagaataaaaaaacataaataaatatagtgaCTTCAAACAAAGAGGGCCAGGACAAATATTATAAGAACTAAGTAACTATTTCaaccaaattttcaaaaattataccTAAATACACACTAATGGGacgaaaaataaaacatatgatgAAGTGCACagataacaaaaaagaaaaagtgtgaGATTGAAACATTGAGTATGCAACTTCGtagaaattatgaaattaaagttTAACGTTTATAACAAGAATTAGTATATTCTTCATGGAATTTTTTACTTTAGAAattctgaaattaaaatttaacgtTTACGACAAAATTAGTATATTCTTTATAGAATTTTTTCGTTGTTGTCGAGCTTGagagtttatattaatttatctataaaaaaaaaaaaaaaaactcatttcttttcaatttaaaacaatatatctttcagagaggagaaagaaacattaaaaaaattgtaagaaagtAGGCTAAGTTCAtgcactaaaaaaatatttttctataatattttatcatttttttataattattaattacaaaattgtccGAATTTTCCTCTCCTCTCTTTCGTCAGGGTTACCTAAGTTTTGTCAAATTT from Vigna unguiculata cultivar IT97K-499-35 chromosome 8, ASM411807v1, whole genome shotgun sequence encodes:
- the LOC114195473 gene encoding switch-associated protein 70 is translated as MASPRAAETTENSLEKIKRQLASASGRNLLQGPLLKRSETLRKWNERWVILDPTTGKMEYKIRRNEPSVKGTIIFDANSTITVSPVNFQGLPKYDGCCFYIGTPQKKDYFLCAETPGAARAWVSTLHATQLVLKAHKEAVNSLSGNGSTKLGTVATVVAAANSTALECSKEIEAAMQISLRNALGMMNNRTTDGPMDDLTIMKETLRVKDEELQNLSRDLRARDSTIKDIADKLSETAEAAEAAASAAYTMDEHRRIACAEIERLSKDSEKQQELFTQKLKESEEKVTILSKEKEQLIRQRDAAIQEANMWRTELAKAREHDVILEAAVVRAEEKVRVAEANAEARIREAVQRESAATKEKEELLAYVNVLKAQLQRQHIDTTQVFEKTESCSDTKHVDPTEENVDKACLSVSRAMPAPAENVVHMATDQVNIQPVGDNEWSDIQATEARIADVREVAPETDGSSLDIPVVSQPGTNHHHEQGANSFHQP